The following are encoded together in the Candidatus Cloacimonadota bacterium genome:
- a CDS encoding Stp1/IreP family PP2C-type Ser/Thr phosphatase, which produces MQKNTVRLRAANISDIGKNPARTKNEDYFGHFQGDYGDLFLVCDGMGGHNGGEIASQMAVESIHRHFETGFVAGDELATISRAIELAHQQIAEKAGEDPELSEMGSTLALLLVSGGNYFVAHCGDSRVYLSRDGSLIQLTKDHSEVQMMVESGIITQEQAATHPRRNFITRALGHGSCSPELSGPHMLKQDDVFLLCSDGLTEYVSDDELHQQMEEEPQIACQNLVDMANERGGADNITIQLVEVQQCSPFSLREETPQPPKKKLIPPVALVLTLVVFIGAVFWYSKSIQSTAPLEITAVADTLAKQDKVSAKDAKKAAKAEQKRLKAEQKALAKAAKKTKGKKEAPEKALDPSQLVDVATIATELGATEAREIYLKAFNAMSNKDTQAKSLKQFKSRDGKQIIFIVPGQSIYLDSNLAVLGRAGSEELKIDEIQALLAIALVRSSGKMDLPKESWQEKLFAAGDQSVDDKTWQAALELFKKFDSTNAQMLFNNPNRLSRLRSRIKLSPYSISLN; this is translated from the coding sequence ATGCAAAAAAACACAGTCCGCCTCAGGGCCGCGAATATTTCGGATATTGGCAAAAATCCGGCCCGCACAAAGAATGAAGATTATTTTGGTCATTTTCAAGGTGATTATGGCGATTTGTTTTTGGTTTGCGATGGAATGGGCGGCCACAACGGCGGCGAAATTGCGAGCCAAATGGCAGTGGAAAGCATCCACAGACATTTTGAAACTGGGTTCGTGGCAGGTGATGAACTTGCCACCATCTCCCGCGCCATCGAACTGGCACATCAACAGATTGCGGAAAAAGCGGGGGAAGACCCCGAACTCAGCGAAATGGGCAGCACTCTGGCGCTATTATTGGTGAGCGGTGGCAATTATTTTGTGGCTCATTGCGGAGACAGCCGCGTTTACCTGAGCCGCGACGGCTCGTTGATTCAACTCACCAAAGACCATTCCGAAGTTCAGATGATGGTGGAAAGCGGCATCATCACGCAGGAACAGGCCGCAACCCATCCCCGGCGGAATTTCATCACCCGCGCGCTGGGGCATGGAAGCTGTTCGCCAGAGCTTTCGGGTCCGCACATGCTGAAGCAGGATGACGTATTCCTGCTCTGCAGCGATGGGCTCACGGAATACGTTTCGGACGATGAACTGCATCAACAGATGGAGGAAGAACCGCAGATAGCCTGCCAAAACCTGGTTGATATGGCAAACGAGCGCGGCGGAGCGGATAACATCACCATCCAACTCGTTGAGGTTCAACAGTGTTCGCCATTTTCTCTGCGTGAAGAGACACCCCAGCCACCCAAGAAAAAACTGATTCCACCGGTGGCATTGGTTTTGACCCTGGTGGTTTTTATCGGTGCCGTATTCTGGTATAGCAAATCCATACAAAGCACAGCGCCGCTTGAAATTACGGCTGTGGCAGATACCCTGGCAAAACAGGACAAAGTTTCCGCCAAAGACGCGAAAAAGGCTGCGAAAGCGGAACAAAAACGCTTGAAAGCAGAGCAGAAAGCACTTGCCAAAGCCGCGAAAAAAACCAAGGGTAAAAAAGAAGCGCCTGAAAAGGCTTTGGACCCATCCCAGCTTGTGGACGTAGCCACCATCGCCACGGAATTGGGAGCCACAGAGGCCAGAGAAATATATCTGAAAGCGTTCAACGCCATGAGCAACAAAGATACCCAGGCGAAAAGCTTGAAACAATTCAAATCCAGGGATGGAAAACAGATTATTTTCATCGTTCCCGGACAAAGCATCTATCTGGACAGCAATTTGGCAGTTTTGGGCAGAGCCGGCTCGGAAGAGCTGAAAATTGACGAGATTCAAGCCTTGCTCGCCATCGCCCTGGTGCGCTCGAGCGGAAAGATGGATTTGCCCAAAGAAAGCTGGCAGGAAAAGCTTTTCGCGGCAGGCGACCAAAGTGTGGACGATAAAACCTGGCAGGCAGCGCTGGAGCTTTTCAAAAAGTTTGACAGCACCAATGCCCAGATGCTTTTCAATAATCCGAACCGTTTGTCCCGCCTGCGTTCACGAATCAAGCTGAGCCCATACAGCATCAGCCTTAATTGA